The genomic stretch CGGAGATCGAGTCGCGCGGCATGACGATCAACGCTCGTCACGAGATTTCGGACACGCTCTACGGCTTCCTCGACGCCTCGTTCCAGACGGTGAACATCCTCAACGCCGCTGCCGGCTCGCCGTTCACCACGACCGACAAGGGTGCTGGATTGAATAACCGGCTCATCGTTCCGGCCGCCAATCCGTTCAATCCTTACGGTGAGCGTTACAGCCCTGGAGCCGGCGTGGACATTCTCTTGAGCACCTATCGCTTGGTGAACGCGGGACCTCGGTTCACCGACGCGACCTCCGATTATCCGCGCGTCATTTTCGGCGTCGGCGGCGATATCGGGTACTCTTGGACGTGGGAATCCTCCTACATGTGGGCTCGTGGGAGCTACGCGAATCTCAACCCCGGCACCTCGTTCGACAGTCTCGTGCAGCAGGCGCTCCAAGGAATCATCGTGGACGGAGAGCTTCTGTACGCCAATCCGTTTGGTCCCGAGGATCCGCGTGTCACCGACTTCTATTCGGGCAACAACCCGAACAGTTACCAATTCGAGTCCAAGACGTGGGACGTGAACGCCAGTGGTGACATCTTCGACATGCCGGCGGGCCCGCTCGGCTTGGCGGTGGGTGCCGAAGTGCGCCAAGAGCACAACAACAACGTGGTCACGATCGAAAACGAGACGGGGAACGTGGTCGGCGGCTCTGAAGGCTTCGGCTTTACCGGCAGCCGCAGAGTGCAGTCGCTCTACGCCGAACTGAGCGTTCCGATCGTTGCCGGTCTCGAAGCTCAGCTCGCGGCTCGCTACGAAGACTACTCCGACTTCGGTACCACCACCAAGCCGAAGATCGCATTGGGTTATCGTCCCGCCAGTTGGGTGCTGCTCCGTGGCTCCTTCTCCCAATCGTTCAAGGCTCCCGACCTCGCCTTCCTCTACAGCACCGGCAGTGTGAGCTTCACTCCCTCCCAGCTCTTCGACCCGAAGCGGCCCGACCAGCCTTCGACGCAAATCAAGACCTTGGGACGCGGTACCGTTGGCGCGGGTTTCACCCTCCAGCCTGAAGAAACGGACTCCGCCTACCTCGGCGCCCTCTTCGACTTCGACAGTGGTCCGTTCCGCAACTTCTCCTTCGAGGCTGGCCTCTTCCGTTTCGACCAGAAGAACCGCATCACGCGCGACGGAGCCGACTTCACTTTGCGAAACGAAGACGTGCTTCCGGCCGGACGTGTCGTGCGCAAGCCGGTGACGGCCGAGGAGGCCGCCGAGGGCATCACCGTCGGTATCCTCGATTACATCGCCACCGACTGGTACAACTCGGACAAGCTGCTCTACGAGGGCTTGGATCTCGCTGTCCGCTACCGTTACGACAACGACCGCCTCGGTCGCTTCCGCATCGGTGTGGAAGGGACTCTCATCACCGACATGAACCAGACGGTGACGAACTCCCTCGGTGTCTCCAACGAGATCGATCTCGACGGAACCAACGGCTATCCGAACTGGCGTGTGACGAGCACCCTCGCTTGGAACAAGGGCGACTGGGCAGCCTCGCTTTACTATCAATACGTCGGAGGCATGCCCAACGACGGTGCGATGGATCTTCGTCCGCAGCGCCGTCTGAACGTCCAAGCCAGCTACGCCGGATTCTTCGATTCCCGGATCTCGGTGGGCGTGCGTAACGTCTTCGATTCCGATCCGCCGTACGATCTCTGGTCCAGCGGCAGCGGTTATTTCTCCGGCGTTTACAACCCGGAGCCCGCCTTCTGGTACGTCCGTCTTTCTCGTGAGTTCTGATCCTAGGATCTAATCCGAGCAAAGTCCCGAATCGTTTCGGACGGGCTCCTTTCATGGAGCCCGTCCTGTTTGGGTGACATCCCCCCGTGGCACCCGATTCTCAATCTCCGACAGTAGTGATGAAAGCAGCTTTCCGTTTTACCCTGATTCTGACGGCGAAGGCACTCTTGGGCGTGTTCGTGGGGACCGCGGCCGAGCGGATTCCCGTCGAGACGTTTTTCCGCAAGCCCGAGTTCGCCGCGTTGAGCCTCTCGCCCAGCGGCAACTATCTCGCCGCTCTCGCCCCTGTGCAGGGCCGCCTGAACCTACACATCATCGACGTGGCGACGATGACTCCGTCCCGAATCACGGCGCTCAAGGACGACATCAACAGTTACGTCTGGAAGTCGGACGACCGCTTGCTCTTCACCATGGACGACGACGGCAACGAGTCGTTCGGCCTCTTCGGCATCAACCGCGACGGCACCGGTTTGCGTACGCTGGTCACACCCGCTCGATCGCAGATCGAGGGCGGCAGCTTCGTGGTAAGACAGACCTTCATTCTGGATCTCCTCCGCGACGAGCCCGACGAGATACTAGTCATCTCCAACGATCGTTTTCAGACCGTCTTCGACGTTTACCGCATGAACGTCCGAACGGGTCGGAAGAAGCGAATCGAGACCAATCCCGGCAACGTCGCCGGCTGGCTCACGGACCATAAGGGCGTCGTGCGCGCGGCGGCGGAAGTCCGTAAAGACGGCAGTACTGCCGTCCTCTATCGCTCGGACGAGCGAGAGCCGTGGCAGAAGCTCGCCGAATTCGGGCTTCCCGACGAAGGTTGGAGCCCGCTCGCGTTCGACTACGACAACAAGACCCTCTTCATCGCTTGCAACGAGGGGCGCGACCGCAGTGCCGTCTACACCTACGACCCCGTTTCGCGGACGCGCGGCGATCTCATTCTCGGCCACGACGTCGTCGACGTCGGAGGCGTGATGCTCAGCGATCTCGATCGCAAACTCGTGGGTGTCGCCTACGAAGCGGAGAAGACCGAGATCCACTGGCTCGATCCCGAATACAAGCGGGTGCACGACTTGGTCAACGAGGCGCTTCCCGACACCTTCAACGTCATCCAACGCCCGCGTGGCAACCGCGACATCGCACTCGTCCAGAGCTTCAGCGATCGTGAACCCGGCGCCTACTACCTGCTCTCGTTGATAGACCTCTCACTACGGTTCCTTCTCCGTCCGCGCGAGTGGATCGACCCGGAGAAGATGGCCGAGATGAAACCCGTTTCGTACACGGCCCGGGACGGACTCACGATTCATGGCTATCTCACTCTGCCAGTGGGTTCGGACGGCAAGAATCTCCCCCTGATCGTCAACCCGCACGGTGGTCCGCAAGCACGGGACTCTTGGGGTTACAACTCCGAGGTCCAGTTCCTCGCCAACCGCGGGTATGCGGTTCTGCAAATGAACTTCCGTGGCTCGACCGGTTACGGTCTCGAATTCGTCAAGCGCGGCTGGCGCCAGTGGGGGCGTCAGATGCAGGACGACATCAGCGACGGCGTGAAGTGGGCGATCGAACAAGGGATCGCGGATCCGAAGCGCGTCGGCATCTACGGTGGAAGCTATGGTGGATACGCCGCGCTCGCGGGGTTGGTCTTCACACCGGAGTTGTATCAATTCGGCATCAACGTCGTCGGGGTTTCCGACCTCGAACTCCTGCACACGTCCGCTCCCAAGAACTGGGAACTCGGCCGGCCCGGCATGGAGGCGATGATCGGCAAGCTAGGACGCGATACGGAAGAATTGC from Opitutales bacterium ASA1 encodes the following:
- a CDS encoding TonB-dependent receptor, producing MAASTVLLTLGLNAQTSAPSSTSAEEEESEKLEKISVVGSRIKRLDAETPQPVLRIDRESLQNTGFSNLGDALRALPFSNAVSITPDDSNVGFASGTSSINLRGLGNNQTLILINGRRAVPSGAGAFNGFQSVIDLNQMPTSAVDSIEVLKDGASAIYGSDAVAGVININLRKDYVGAALDVSYGNLFTTDSGETSVFAIFGAAAGKTSITITANYFKKNSVANRDIDFASSADMRQDKTAPGQVEFDPTGTFYTGIDWRSSSSFPARFFVPGSNNLRSFVSPTTDPNPANQAPISRVTGAGLYDYQQVSWMYPEIESRGMTINARHEISDTLYGFLDASFQTVNILNAAAGSPFTTTDKGAGLNNRLIVPAANPFNPYGERYSPGAGVDILLSTYRLVNAGPRFTDATSDYPRVIFGVGGDIGYSWTWESSYMWARGSYANLNPGTSFDSLVQQALQGIIVDGELLYANPFGPEDPRVTDFYSGNNPNSYQFESKTWDVNASGDIFDMPAGPLGLAVGAEVRQEHNNNVVTIENETGNVVGGSEGFGFTGSRRVQSLYAELSVPIVAGLEAQLAARYEDYSDFGTTTKPKIALGYRPASWVLLRGSFSQSFKAPDLAFLYSTGSVSFTPSQLFDPKRPDQPSTQIKTLGRGTVGAGFTLQPEETDSAYLGALFDFDSGPFRNFSFEAGLFRFDQKNRITRDGADFTLRNEDVLPAGRVVRKPVTAEEAAEGITVGILDYIATDWYNSDKLLYEGLDLAVRYRYDNDRLGRFRIGVEGTLITDMNQTVTNSLGVSNEIDLDGTNGYPNWRVTSTLAWNKGDWAASLYYQYVGGMPNDGAMDLRPQRRLNVQASYAGFFDSRISVGVRNVFDSDPPYDLWSSGSGYFSGVYNPEPAFWYVRLSREF
- a CDS encoding S9 family peptidase, with the protein product MKAAFRFTLILTAKALLGVFVGTAAERIPVETFFRKPEFAALSLSPSGNYLAALAPVQGRLNLHIIDVATMTPSRITALKDDINSYVWKSDDRLLFTMDDDGNESFGLFGINRDGTGLRTLVTPARSQIEGGSFVVRQTFILDLLRDEPDEILVISNDRFQTVFDVYRMNVRTGRKKRIETNPGNVAGWLTDHKGVVRAAAEVRKDGSTAVLYRSDEREPWQKLAEFGLPDEGWSPLAFDYDNKTLFIACNEGRDRSAVYTYDPVSRTRGDLILGHDVVDVGGVMLSDLDRKLVGVAYEAEKTEIHWLDPEYKRVHDLVNEALPDTFNVIQRPRGNRDIALVQSFSDREPGAYYLLSLIDLSLRFLLRPREWIDPEKMAEMKPVSYTARDGLTIHGYLTLPVGSDGKNLPLIVNPHGGPQARDSWGYNSEVQFLANRGYAVLQMNFRGSTGYGLEFVKRGWRQWGRQMQDDISDGVKWAIEQGIADPKRVGIYGGSYGGYAALAGLVFTPELYQFGINVVGVSDLELLHTSAPKNWELGRPGMEAMIGKLGRDTEELRQWSPVNHIEKLRVPLFMAYGEQDPRVVLKHATLLERELKRHKKDYKLIVFADEGHGFSKQENQFEYYNAMDAFLSRFETGRN